One Papio anubis isolate 15944 chromosome 9, Panubis1.0, whole genome shotgun sequence genomic window carries:
- the SDS gene encoding L-serine dehydratase/L-threonine deaminase isoform X1, with amino-acid sequence MARMMSGEPLHVRTPIRDSMALSKVAGTSVYLKMDSAQPSGSFKIRGIGHFCKRWAKQGCAHFVCSSAGNAGMAAAYAARQLGVPATIVVPSTTPVLTIERLKNEGATVKVVGELLDEAFELAKALAKNNPGWVYIPPFDDPLIWEGHASIVKELKEALWEKPGAIALSVGGGGLLCGVVQGLQEVGWGDVPVIAMETFGAHSFHAATTAGKLVSLPKITSVAKALGVKTVGAQALKLFQEHPIFSEVISDQEAVAAIEKFVDDEKILVEPACGAALAAVYSHVIQKLQREGNLQAPLPSLVVIVCGGSNISLAQLWALKEQLGMTNGLPK; translated from the exons ATGGCGA GAATGATGTCCGGAGAACCCCTGCACGTGAGGACCCCCATCCGTGACAGCATGGCCCTGTCCAAAGTGGCCGGCACCAGCGTCTACCTCAAGATGGACAGTGCCCAGCCCTCCGGCTCCTTCAAGATCCGGGGCATTGGGCACTTCTGCAAGAGG TGGGCCAAGCAAGGCTGTGCACATTTTGTCTGCTCCTCCG CGGGAAATGCAGGCATGGCAGCTGCATATGCGGCCAGGCAACTGGGCGTCCCCGCCACCATCGTCGTGCCCAGCACCACACCTGTTCTCACCATTGAGCGCCTCAAGAATGAAGGTGCCACAGTCAAGGTGGTGGGTGAG ttATTGGATGAAGCCTTCGAGCTGGCCAAGGCCCTAGCGAAGAACAACCCAGGCTGGGTCTACATTCCCCCCTTTGACGACCCCCTCATCTG gGAAGGCCACGCTTCCATCGTGAAAGAGCTGAAGGAGGCACTGTGGGAAAAGCCGGGGGCCATCGCGCTGTCAGTGGGCGGTGGGGGCCTGCTGTGTGGAGTGGTCCAGGGGCTGCAGGAGGTGGGCTGGGGGGACGTGCCTGTCATCGCCATGGAGACCTTTGGCGCCCACAGCTTCCACGCCGCCACCACCGCAGGCAAGCTCGTCTCCCTGCCCAAGATCACCAG TGTTGCCAAGGCCCTGGGTGTGAAGACTGTGGGGGCTCAGGCCCTGAAGCTGTTTCAGGAACACCCCATTTTCTCTGAAGTTATCTCGGACCAGGAGGCTGTGGCCGCCATTGAGAAGTTCGTGG ATGATGAGAAGATCCTGGTGGAGCCCGCCTGCGGGGCAGCCCTGGCTGCTGTCTACAGCCACGTGATCCAGAAGCTCCAACGGGAGGGGAATCTCCAAGCCCCCCTGCCATCCCTTGTGGTCATCGTCTGTGGGGGCAGCAACATCAGCCTGGCCCAGCTGTGGGCGCTCAAGGAACAGCTGGGCATGACAAATGGGTTGCCCAAGTGA
- the SDS gene encoding L-serine dehydratase/L-threonine deaminase isoform X2, with the protein MMSGEPLHVRTPIRDSMALSKVAGTSVYLKMDSAQPSGSFKIRGIGHFCKRWAKQGCAHFVCSSAGNAGMAAAYAARQLGVPATIVVPSTTPVLTIERLKNEGATVKVVGELLDEAFELAKALAKNNPGWVYIPPFDDPLIWEGHASIVKELKEALWEKPGAIALSVGGGGLLCGVVQGLQEVGWGDVPVIAMETFGAHSFHAATTAGKLVSLPKITSVAKALGVKTVGAQALKLFQEHPIFSEVISDQEAVAAIEKFVDDEKILVEPACGAALAAVYSHVIQKLQREGNLQAPLPSLVVIVCGGSNISLAQLWALKEQLGMTNGLPK; encoded by the exons ATGATGTCCGGAGAACCCCTGCACGTGAGGACCCCCATCCGTGACAGCATGGCCCTGTCCAAAGTGGCCGGCACCAGCGTCTACCTCAAGATGGACAGTGCCCAGCCCTCCGGCTCCTTCAAGATCCGGGGCATTGGGCACTTCTGCAAGAGG TGGGCCAAGCAAGGCTGTGCACATTTTGTCTGCTCCTCCG CGGGAAATGCAGGCATGGCAGCTGCATATGCGGCCAGGCAACTGGGCGTCCCCGCCACCATCGTCGTGCCCAGCACCACACCTGTTCTCACCATTGAGCGCCTCAAGAATGAAGGTGCCACAGTCAAGGTGGTGGGTGAG ttATTGGATGAAGCCTTCGAGCTGGCCAAGGCCCTAGCGAAGAACAACCCAGGCTGGGTCTACATTCCCCCCTTTGACGACCCCCTCATCTG gGAAGGCCACGCTTCCATCGTGAAAGAGCTGAAGGAGGCACTGTGGGAAAAGCCGGGGGCCATCGCGCTGTCAGTGGGCGGTGGGGGCCTGCTGTGTGGAGTGGTCCAGGGGCTGCAGGAGGTGGGCTGGGGGGACGTGCCTGTCATCGCCATGGAGACCTTTGGCGCCCACAGCTTCCACGCCGCCACCACCGCAGGCAAGCTCGTCTCCCTGCCCAAGATCACCAG TGTTGCCAAGGCCCTGGGTGTGAAGACTGTGGGGGCTCAGGCCCTGAAGCTGTTTCAGGAACACCCCATTTTCTCTGAAGTTATCTCGGACCAGGAGGCTGTGGCCGCCATTGAGAAGTTCGTGG ATGATGAGAAGATCCTGGTGGAGCCCGCCTGCGGGGCAGCCCTGGCTGCTGTCTACAGCCACGTGATCCAGAAGCTCCAACGGGAGGGGAATCTCCAAGCCCCCCTGCCATCCCTTGTGGTCATCGTCTGTGGGGGCAGCAACATCAGCCTGGCCCAGCTGTGGGCGCTCAAGGAACAGCTGGGCATGACAAATGGGTTGCCCAAGTGA